A window of Physeter macrocephalus isolate SW-GA unplaced genomic scaffold, ASM283717v5 random_55, whole genome shotgun sequence contains these coding sequences:
- the SPSB2 gene encoding SPRY domain-containing SOCS box protein 2 isoform X2, with protein MLAAEEAGGLRPARFGGVRLGCSGVPATSRHGKPSEVDPDRELDFQKRDAPASLFRGVLQLFTSMGQTASVGGGGGSSTHTPQALYPDLSCPEGLEELLSAPPPDLGAQRRHGWNPKDCSENIEVKEGGLCFERRPVAQSTDGARGKRGYSRGLHAWEISWPREQRGTHAVVGVATALAPLQADHYAALLGSNSESWGWDLGRGKLYHQSKGPEAARYPAGPQGEHLEVPERLLVVLDMEEGTLGYAIGGTYLGPAFRGLKGRTLYPAVSAVWGQCQVRISYLGERKAEPHSLLHLSRLCVRHALGDTRLGHVSALPLPPAMKRYLLYR; from the exons ATGCTGGCGGCGGAAGAGGCCGGCGGTCTGCGCCCGGCGCGCTTCGGTGGCGTTAGGCTGGGCTGCTCCGGAGTGCCGGCGACCTCGCGGCACGGGAAGCCGAGCGAG GTCGATCCCGACCGGGAGCTCGACTTTCAGAAGAGAGACGCCCCAGCAAGCCTCTTTAGGGGAGTTCTCCAGCTCTTCACCTCCATGGGCCAGACAGCCTCGGTagggggcggcggcggcagcagcaccCACACCCCGCAGGCCCTGTACCCTGACCTGTCTTGTCCCGAGGGCTTGGAGGAGCTGCTCTCGGCTCCCCCTCCTGACCTGGGGGCCCAACGGCGCCACGGCTGGAACCCCAAGGACTGCTCAGAGAACATCGAGGTCAAGGAAGGGGGGTTGTGCTTTGAACGGCGGCCCGTGGCCCAGAGCACTGATGGGGCCCGGGGTAAGAGGGGCTACTCGAGGGGCTTGCACGCCTGGGAGATCAGCTGGCCCCGGGAGCAGAGAGGCACCCACGCTGTGGTGGGCGTGGCCACGGCCCTCGCGCCGCTGCAGGCTGACCACTATGCGGCGCTGCTGGGCAGCAACAGCGAGTCGTGGGGCTGGGACCTTGGGCGCGGGAAGCTGTACCATCAGAGCAAGGGGCCCGAGGCCGCCCGGTATCCAGCCGGACCTCAGGGTGAGCACCTGGAGGTGCCGGAGAGGCTGCTGGTGGTTCTGGATATGGAGGAGGGAACTCTGGGCTACGCTATTGGGGGCACCTACTTGGGGCCGGCCTTCCGCGGACTGAAGGGCAGGACCCTCTATCCAGCAGTAAGTGCTGTCTGGGGCCAGTGCCAGGTCCGCATCAGCTACCTGGGCGAAAGGAAAG CCGAGCCACACTCCCTTCTGCACCTGAGCCGCCTGTGTGTGCGCCACGCCCTGGGGGATACGCGGTTAGGCCACGTTTCTGCTCTGCCCTTGCCCCCCGCCATGAAGCGCTACCTGCTCTACCGGTGA
- the SPSB2 gene encoding SPRY domain-containing SOCS box protein 2 isoform X1, whose product MLAAEEAGGLRPARFGGVRLGCSGVPATSRHGKPSEVDPDRELDFQKRDAPASLFRGVLQLFTSMGQTASVGGGGGSSTHTPQALYPDLSCPEGLEELLSAPPPDLGAQRRHGWNPKDCSENIEVKEGGLCFERRPVAQSTDGARGKRGYSRGLHAWEISWPREQRGTHAVVGVATALAPLQADHYAALLGSNSESWGWDLGRGKLYHQSKGPEAARYPAGPQGEHLEVPERLLVVLDMEEGTLGYAIGGTYLGPAFRGLKGRTLYPAVSAVWGQCQVRISYLGERKGEAWGRCGESKFCHWGLWFGDGSSTPYKSRGSWPSSDLPPTPIQCGEWLRVFTAVT is encoded by the exons ATGCTGGCGGCGGAAGAGGCCGGCGGTCTGCGCCCGGCGCGCTTCGGTGGCGTTAGGCTGGGCTGCTCCGGAGTGCCGGCGACCTCGCGGCACGGGAAGCCGAGCGAG GTCGATCCCGACCGGGAGCTCGACTTTCAGAAGAGAGACGCCCCAGCAAGCCTCTTTAGGGGAGTTCTCCAGCTCTTCACCTCCATGGGCCAGACAGCCTCGGTagggggcggcggcggcagcagcaccCACACCCCGCAGGCCCTGTACCCTGACCTGTCTTGTCCCGAGGGCTTGGAGGAGCTGCTCTCGGCTCCCCCTCCTGACCTGGGGGCCCAACGGCGCCACGGCTGGAACCCCAAGGACTGCTCAGAGAACATCGAGGTCAAGGAAGGGGGGTTGTGCTTTGAACGGCGGCCCGTGGCCCAGAGCACTGATGGGGCCCGGGGTAAGAGGGGCTACTCGAGGGGCTTGCACGCCTGGGAGATCAGCTGGCCCCGGGAGCAGAGAGGCACCCACGCTGTGGTGGGCGTGGCCACGGCCCTCGCGCCGCTGCAGGCTGACCACTATGCGGCGCTGCTGGGCAGCAACAGCGAGTCGTGGGGCTGGGACCTTGGGCGCGGGAAGCTGTACCATCAGAGCAAGGGGCCCGAGGCCGCCCGGTATCCAGCCGGACCTCAGGGTGAGCACCTGGAGGTGCCGGAGAGGCTGCTGGTGGTTCTGGATATGGAGGAGGGAACTCTGGGCTACGCTATTGGGGGCACCTACTTGGGGCCGGCCTTCCGCGGACTGAAGGGCAGGACCCTCTATCCAGCAGTAAGTGCTGTCTGGGGCCAGTGCCAGGTCCGCATCAGCTACCTGGGCGAAAGGAAAGGTGAGGCCTGGGGCAGGTGTGGGGAGAGTAAGTTCTGTCACTGGGGTCTGTGGTTTGGGGATGGAAGCTCAACGCCTTACAAGAGCAGAGGGAGCTGGCCTTCATCTGACCTGCCTCCTACCCCTATTCAGTGCGGGGAATGGCTGAGAGTCTTCACAGCTGTTACCTAA
- the SPSB2 gene encoding SPRY domain-containing SOCS box protein 2 isoform X3, translating into MGQTASVGGGGGSSTHTPQALYPDLSCPEGLEELLSAPPPDLGAQRRHGWNPKDCSENIEVKEGGLCFERRPVAQSTDGARGKRGYSRGLHAWEISWPREQRGTHAVVGVATALAPLQADHYAALLGSNSESWGWDLGRGKLYHQSKGPEAARYPAGPQGEHLEVPERLLVVLDMEEGTLGYAIGGTYLGPAFRGLKGRTLYPAVSAVWGQCQVRISYLGERKGEAWGRCGESKFCHWGLWFGDGSSTPYKSRGSWPSSDLPPTPIQCGEWLRVFTAVT; encoded by the coding sequence ATGGGCCAGACAGCCTCGGTagggggcggcggcggcagcagcaccCACACCCCGCAGGCCCTGTACCCTGACCTGTCTTGTCCCGAGGGCTTGGAGGAGCTGCTCTCGGCTCCCCCTCCTGACCTGGGGGCCCAACGGCGCCACGGCTGGAACCCCAAGGACTGCTCAGAGAACATCGAGGTCAAGGAAGGGGGGTTGTGCTTTGAACGGCGGCCCGTGGCCCAGAGCACTGATGGGGCCCGGGGTAAGAGGGGCTACTCGAGGGGCTTGCACGCCTGGGAGATCAGCTGGCCCCGGGAGCAGAGAGGCACCCACGCTGTGGTGGGCGTGGCCACGGCCCTCGCGCCGCTGCAGGCTGACCACTATGCGGCGCTGCTGGGCAGCAACAGCGAGTCGTGGGGCTGGGACCTTGGGCGCGGGAAGCTGTACCATCAGAGCAAGGGGCCCGAGGCCGCCCGGTATCCAGCCGGACCTCAGGGTGAGCACCTGGAGGTGCCGGAGAGGCTGCTGGTGGTTCTGGATATGGAGGAGGGAACTCTGGGCTACGCTATTGGGGGCACCTACTTGGGGCCGGCCTTCCGCGGACTGAAGGGCAGGACCCTCTATCCAGCAGTAAGTGCTGTCTGGGGCCAGTGCCAGGTCCGCATCAGCTACCTGGGCGAAAGGAAAGGTGAGGCCTGGGGCAGGTGTGGGGAGAGTAAGTTCTGTCACTGGGGTCTGTGGTTTGGGGATGGAAGCTCAACGCCTTACAAGAGCAGAGGGAGCTGGCCTTCATCTGACCTGCCTCCTACCCCTATTCAGTGCGGGGAATGGCTGAGAGTCTTCACAGCTGTTACCTAA
- the LRRC23 gene encoding leucine-rich repeat-containing protein 23, with product MSDEDDLEDFEPDLDGLEREDDEKETEEWEDHRKEGEDSEEWMSTPLTEDMMKEGLSVLCKTGNGLAHAYVKLEVKDRDLTDIYLLRSYIHLRYVDVSENHLTDLSPLNYLTHLLWLKADGNRLRSARLNELPYLQIASFAYNQITDTEGISHPRLASLDLKGNHIHMVTGLDPQKLISLHTLELRGNQLNSTLGINLPKLKNLFLAQNLLKKVEGLENLSNLTTLHLRDNQIETLSGFSREMKSLQYLNLRGNVVADLGELAKLRDLPKLRALVLLDNPCTDKNDYRQEALVQMAHLERLDKDFYEEEERAEADETRQRVKEEPEAEPEPQLELGQSSI from the exons ATGTCAGATGAAGATGATCTGGAAGACTTTGAGCCAGACCTGGATGGTCTGGAAAGGGAAGACGACGAGAAGGAGACAGAGGAGTGGGAGGACcacaggaaagagggagaagactctgAGGAA TGGATGTCCACGCCCCTCACAGAGGACATGATGAAGGAAGGGCTTTCTGTGCTCTGCAAGACGGGTAATGGACTGGCCCATGCTTATGTCAAGCTGGAGGTTAAAGACAG GGATCTGACAGACATCTACTTGCTGCGTTCCTACATCCATCTGCGCTACGTGGATGTTTCCGAAAACCACCTGACAGACTTGTCCCCACTCAATTACCTCACCCACCTGCTCTGGCTCAAGGCTGATGGCAACCGGCTGCGGAGTGCCCGGTTGAACGAACTGCCCTACCTGCAGATCGCCAGCTTTGCCTATAACCAGATCACCGACACTGAGGGCATCTCTCATCCTCGTCTGGCCAGCCTGGATCTCAAAG GGAACCACATCCACATGGTGACAGGTCTGGACCCCCAAAAGCTGATCAGCCTGCACACACTGGAGCTTCGGGGGAACCAGCTGAACAGCACCCTGGGAATCAACCTTCCTAAGCTGAAGAACCTCTTCCTG GCCCAGAACCTGTTGAAGAAGGTGGAAGGCTTGGAAAACCTAAGCAATCTCACTACCTTGCATCTTCGAGACAACCAGATTGAAACTCTGAGTGGCTTCTCcagggaaatgaaatcactgcAGTACCTCAACCTGAG GGGCAACGTGGTGGCTGACCTGGGGGAGCTCGCCAAGCTGCGGGACCTGCCCAAGCTGCGAGCCTTGGTGCTGCTGGACAACCCATGTACGGACAAGAACGACTACCGCCAGGAGGCCCTGGTGCAGATGGCGCATCTCGAGCGCCTGGACAAGGACTTCTACGAGGAGGAGGAGCGGGCTGAGGCTGATGAGACCCGGCAGAGGGTGAAGGAGGAGCCGGAGGCTGAGCCCGAGCCCCAGTTGGAACTGGGCCAGTCATCGATCTAG